Within the Polaribacter pectinis genome, the region TTTTTTGCTACAAATGCAACTTTTTGATCTTTATTAATTCCGAAGGAAATGTCTTCAAATAAGATGCGTTCTCCATAAGCTTTAGAGATATTTTCTACTGATAAATAATTCACAAGTTATATTTTTTGCAAAGAAACAAAAAACCCAAGCGTAAACTTGGGTTTTTGTAATCATTTAATTTAACAAGGAGGGTTTTTTAGGGGTAAGCTAAATTAAATAACTTTTGATGTTGTAAACATATTGCAAATAAATGTACTTGTCAATCCCCGAAAACAGTGAAATTTTTTGTTCACGGAAAACCGTGATTTATCTCACGGAAAACAGTGAGTTTAATTTAAAAACCCCAAGCTATACTTGGGGTTTTGTAATAGTGTTAAATAACTATATTTTACTTTTTAATGAACTTTTTAACTATTGATTTTTGTCCATCTGTTATTTCTAACATATAAATACCAGTTTTTATTTTACTAATATCTATTGGTTGTCTTGTTAAAACACCTGTTGTTAAAGTTTGTCCTAACATGTTTGTAATTGCAAAGCTTACTTCTCTTGAATCATTTAAGTGAATGTTTAAATAATTTCCCTTAACTGGATTTGGATACATTGTAAATTCGAAAGCATTATTTTCAGTACCTAATTCATCTCCAGAAATTGCGTTATTAAATGTAGTATAATTAGCAGTTGAGTTTGTAATATTTACAGTATAATCTTCTACTTCACCATCAGCAAAAGTTTCACAAGCTGTTTGTGCGCTGTTATATTTCATTGAAACACGCATTCTTGTTTGACCTGTATTGGCTGTAGAAGGTATTGTTACATTTGCAGTTAAATTTGCAGCACTAGAAGAAGAACCAGAAGCAACTTTTTCACTTTCTTCAAAAGTTCCGTTTTGATTATAATCTATCCAAATTGCCCAATGTTCTGTATATGCAGTATTCGAAAAACCAGCACTTATTACTAATTGATTTACACTACCTCTAGATACCGTTGCTACTTTTGATGTGAAATCTCCATACCCAGCATTTGCAGCAGTTGTATTTGTCATTCCACCAAAACTTACATAATCTATCCACTCATAACTTACTCTATTTCCTTTAGAAGTACAATATGTAAGAGCTGTTCCTAAAGTTGTAAAAGAAACACTATTACTAGATCCAGAAGCGTTTCCTGCATCATCTTTAGCAGTTACAGTATATGTGTAAGATGTACTTGCAGTTAAACCCGTAATATTTGCAGAAGTTCCTGTTACGGTTCCAATACTTGTTCCGTTATTAAATACTTCGTATGTAGTTACTCCTACGTTATCTGTAGACGCTGTCCATGATAATGTTGCAGTAGTTTGAGTTATGTTTGAAACAGACAAACTTGTTGGTGCAGTTGGTGCTTGTGTATCTGCATTCACATTTACAGTTCTAGTAACTTGCGTTGCAGAGTTGCCAGCAGCATCACTAACATTATAAGTAACTACGTAAGTTCCAACAACATTTGTATTAACAGTATCTCCTCCAATAACAATACTAGAAGTTAAGTTTCCATCCACATTATCAGTTGCTGTTGCACCTTGTTCAGTGTAAGAATTTCCTTGTGTTAAATTAATTGTTGATGCTCCAGTTAAAGTAATTACGGGTGCAGTTGTATCTGCAGCTCCGCCAGAAATATTTACAGTGTAATCTTCTGTTTCTCCGTAATTATATGAGCCACAAGAAGAAGGAACTGCATTGTATTGCATAACTACACGCATTCTTGTAGTTCCTGTTATAGCAGAAGTTGGTACTGTAAAAGAGCCACTTACTGGTGTCGTTTTAGAAGCCGTTTTTGTCCAAACTGTTTCTCCACTATCTGCAAAATCTCCATCTTTATTATAATCAATAAAAACTGCATAACCTTCGTTATAAAGAGTACCAGTCCAAGTAGGAGTTATAGTAATTGTTGAAGATGCTCCTTTGGTTAAACTTGTTGATTGAGATGTGTAGTCTGCATATCCACTAGATGAAGCGCCTGTTGTATTATTAATACTTCCTAAAACAACTTTACTAATATATTCGTCTGCTACACTATTTCCACTTGAAGCACAATAGTTAAGTTGAACTTCTGTAGTAGTAAAACTCACAGAGCTAGAGTAAGAAGATGTAGAGTTATCTGGACATTTACTTCTTACTTGAACTTGATAAGAAGTTTCAGGAGATAATCCTGACAATGAAGTTGAAGTTCCTGCAATAGCAGAAGTTGTCCAAGTTGAAGTTCCTGTTTGACGGTATCTAAAATCGTAAGAAGTACCAGAAACTGCATCCCAAGAAATGGTAGCTGTAGAAGAACCAAATCCATCAATAGTAAGATTAGAAGGAGTTGTTGTATTACATACAACAGGAGTTCCAGATAAACCAGTTATGATTAAAGAATAATTTTGACTTCCGCCAGTTAATGAACCTTTATGTGTTACAGTAATTGTATAAGTTCCAGATGCATTAGCAATATCAACTCTTTCATAAGGATCTACGTTATTGTCTCCTTTTCCATTGGTTGTAACGCCAGTTAATTTCCAAGGAGTGTAAGTTGTGCCACTTTTAGAAACTCTAATATCTAAATCGTTTACTAAAACAGGAGTACTAGAATTTGTTGCAGTTGTTGCTGTTCCAGCTCTGTCTGTCCAAGAAATTGAAGCCATTAAATCGTTAACTCCATCAGAATCTACTGTAATTTGATATGTTTGCCCACTTGTTAAAGTCAATTCTTCAACTTTAGATTCATTACCATTTTCAGTAATTGCTTCTGCAGCTCTTTTTGCGTTCATTAATCCCCAACCATAAATTGCATCAGGGCCATTAGCGCCAACATCATCAGCAGTATGTAAAGCAATTCCTTTTAAAGTTGAAGCTTTAATAAAAGAACCTCTAACATTGTTAGCATGTTGTTGCAAAATTAATAAAGAACCAGCAACATTAGGCGAAGCCATAGAAGTTCCTGTTATACTATTGTATGCAGTATTACTAGATTCATAAGTAGAGTAAACACTTGTTCCATTTCCAGTAATGTCTGGTTTAATTCTGTAATCATCAGTAGGACCTTCACTACTAGAAGAATTTATGGTAACAGAAATTAAATTTCCTGCTGCATCTATGTTTGCATCATTTGCATTGGCAACTACCATTCCGTTTTTTGCAGTAGCATGACCAGATAATTTATCATAAGAAGAGTTACCTGCTAAAGGAGATCCATTTGCTGAATTATCATTTCCATCATTTCCGGCAGCAACAACCATTAAATAATTAGGAGCATTAAACATTATGTTGTCCCAATCTCTAGAATCTGTAATATATCCTCCAAAATAATAATTTGGCAGTTGAGGTTGTCCTTGTTGGTTTCTAGCAGCAAAACCATAAGAATGATTAGAAACTAACATTCCGTTAGCAGCTGCGTTTGTTGCTTCTGCAGTATCATTATTCCAATCGTAACCAACAGCACTTGCATGAGGAGCCATACCTTTTGCGTTTGCAACAACTCCAGAAGCAATAATTGTTCCTGTTACGTGAGCAGAATGGTAATGAAGCGCAGTGGTTCCATCTCCAATTGAAAATCTATTTGTTCCTCCAGCACCATCATATTCTTGATGAGATGCTCTTGCTAATCCACCATCCCAAACATGGGCTGTCATATTCTGTCCCATTAAATTTAAACCTAAAGATCCGCCGGCATTTAAATGGTTTGTTCTTGTAGATTTAGCTGCAGCAACATTAAATGTTGTATAATATATTGGCTTACCGTTAACAACTCTTTGAATTTCTAATAATTCACCTTTTTTATTTGTAAATCTAATTTTCCATCCTTTTTCTTTAGCAATTTTAATAGCTTCTTGCTTTTCAACGGAAGCTTTTTGTTTAAAACCATCTTTTAAAGTAGTAAGTTTTTGTTGATTGTATTTTCCACTAATCTCTCTTAATTCAGCTTTTTTTTGGGCATGAATTTGAAAAGTAAAAAACATCATAACTCCAAAAATAAGGAGTTTACTTAAGTAACCTTTTTTCATTTTAGTTAATTTTAAATTAGTAATTATTTGAGTTAATTGTATCGCTTTTTTTTATAAACACCCAAACGACAGGGTTTTAATTAGAGTTTTTTTTAAAATACAGAATAATTAATTTTGTTAATGTTATTTTATTAAATTCTTATTTATGTGTTAAATAATAATAAAATTTTAACAATTCTTCTACAAACCTATTAAAATATTATTAATAATACAATCACGGAAAACAGTGAAATTTTTACCTCACGGTTTTCCGTGAAAGAACTCACGGTTTTCCGTGAGAATTAGTAACAACTTTAATCTACTGCTAGTTTTAAAAATCTATCAATTAATAGTATATTGCGTTCATTATTATAGATAAAAGAAAAACATGAAAATAATTGTACCAATGGCTGGGATTGGGTCTCGTTTAAGACCACACACATTAACAGTTCCTAAACCATTAACAGTAATTGCAGGAAAACCAATTGTACAGAGATTAGTTGAAGATATTTCTTCTGTAATTGATGAAAAAATAGAGGAAATTGCATTTATAATTGGACCAGCAAAAAAAGGATTTCCTTCAAATACAGAAGAAAATCTTTTAAAAATAGCCAAAGAATTAGGGGCTAAAGGTTCTGTTTATGTTCAAGAAGAAGCTTTAGGAACAGCTCATGCACTTTTTTGTGCTAAAGATTCTTTAAGCGGACCTTGTGTGGTTGCGTATGCAGATACTTTATTTAAAGCAGATTTTAAATTAGATTCTAATGCAGATGGTGCAATTTGGGTAAAACAAGTAGAAGATCCAAGCGCTTTTGGTGTAGTAAAATTAGAAAATGGTTTTATAAAAGATTTTGTAGAAAAGCCGAAAGATTTTGTTTCAGATTTAGCAATTATTGGAATTTACTATTTTAAAGACGGAGATAGAGTAAGAGATGAAATTCAATATTTAATTGATAACGATTTAAGAGAAAATAACGAATATCAATTAACCAATGTTTTAGAAACTTTAAAACAAGATGGCGCTAAATTTATTCCAGGAACTGTAAATACTTGGATGGATTGTGGTAAAAAAGACCCAACTGTAGATACAAATAAACAGGTTTTAGAGTTTGAACATGCTGCAGGTAATAATTTAGTTTCTAAAGATGTTGTTTTAGAAAATTCAGAAATTATACAACCTTGTTTTATAGGCGAAAACGTGGTGTTAAAAAATACAAAAATAGGACCTTATGTTTCTATTGGAGCCAATAGTTTGGTTGAAAATTCTACGATAGAAAATTCTTTGATTCAATCTAATGTAGAAATTTCTAATGCCAATTTAAACAATGCAATGATTGGTAATCATGCAAAATATAATGGCAAGTATACTTCTGTAAGTATTGGTGATTATACAGAATTAACTTAATGATTTTAAAATTTCAATATAAAGAAAAGAGCACAAAGAGAGCAAACTATATTAAGTTTGCTCTCTTCTCTCTTTTTATTATTTTGTTCTCATTTCAATCTTATGCTCAAGACAGTATTCCTGCTGCAACAGATTTAACCGAGGAAAAAGAATTAAAATTTCAACAATTTTTTTTTAAAGCTTTATCAGAAAAATCAATAGAAAATTACCAACAAGCCATTCAGAATTTAGAAAGTTGCAATCAGATTTTATCTGAAGACGTTTCTGTTTTTTTTGAGTTTTCTAAAAATTACTTACTCTTAAAAAATAATTTATTAGCTAAAGAATATATAGATAGAGCGCTTGAAAAAGATTCTAATAATATTTGGATGTTAAAGCATTTAGTGAAAATTCATGTAAAAGACCGAGATTTTGATAAAGCAATAATTATTCAGGAAAAAGTTGTTGTTTTAAAGGAAAAAGAAAGAGGGTATTTGGTTCGTTTATATTTACAAAACAAAGAATATGAAAAAGCGTATGCTTTAATGGATGTTTTGGAAAAAGAAAATGGTTTGCCAGCAAGTTTAAAAAGATTTAAAAAGGGTCTAGATCAAAGAAAAGAGACTACTTCAACTGCAAAAAAAATAGAAGATGTAGCTTCTTTAGAAGAGCAATTTATTACAGATAAATCTTATAAGATTTTAGAACAGATTTTAAATAATTCTTTAAAAAATCCTACTACTTTATTAAAATATAGTGAAGAAGGAATTGCACTTTTTCCTGCACAACCTTTTGTGTATTTAATGAAAGGAAAAGCTTTAAATTATCAGAAAAACTATAAAAAAGCGTTAACAACATTAGAGAATGGTATCGATTTTGTAATTGAAGACAATATGGAGGCAGATTTTTATAAAGAAATGGCAATTTCTTATAAAGGTTTAGGAAATTCGAAAGAAGAAAAGAAGTACAACGAAAAGTCTAGAAAATTAAAAAGTTAAGATGAAGTTTATAAAATATTTCCTGGTTTTAACCATTGTTTTTGTTTCTTGTAAAACAACCAAAAATATGATTGATGCAAATGTAGTTGCCAAAGAAATGTCGGCAAAAAAAGTAGCAAGAAAGCATGTTTCAGCAAATTTTGATAAAAAATCTGTAGAAGCAAAAATGAAAGTTAGCTTTAATAATGGTAAAACTAAACAGAGCATTTCTGTAAATATGAGAATTATTAAAGATGAGGTAATTTGGTTAAAAGGAACCAAATTTATCTCTGTTTTTAAAGCCAAAATTACACCAACAAAAGTGAGTTATTATTCGCCTTTAGGTAAAAATTATTTTGAAGGAGATTTCTCTATGATTAAAAAATTATTAGGTGTAGAAATTAATTTTGAGCAATTACAAAACTTATTTCTAGGACAAGCTTTACAAAATGTAAAAGAAAAAAAACAAGACGTTATTATTCAAGATAATTCTTACGTTTTATCGCCAGAAAAACAAGCCAATTTATTTGATATTTTCTACGCAGTAAATCCCTCACATTTTAAATTAGACAGACAATCTATTGTAAATTCCTTAAAAAACATGCGTTTAGATGTGGTATATCCATCATATAATTTGGTAGATGATGTTGTTTTTCCATCGGAAATTAATATCAAAGCAAAACAAGCGAGTAAGTTTACAAATATAGATTTTACAATGAAATCTGTAGAGTTTAATACAGATTTTGATGTTTCTTTTACGATTCCTAATGGTTATAAACGTGTTAATTTATAGTGATAAATAGTAAATTACATATAGCATTATTCATTCTTTTTTTTAGTTGTTTTTCAGTTTTTTCGCAAACTAGAAAACAGTTAGAAGCACAGAGAAAACAGTTAAAAAAAGAAATACAACAAGTAAATTCGCTACTTTTTAAAGAGAAGAAAAAAGAACAAAATGCTTTAGAAGAATTAAAAGATATAAACCAGAAAATTGAGGTTAGAAATAAATTAATTTCTACAATAAATTTAGAAGCTGCGCTTTTATCTAAAGAGATAAAAAAGAACGAAAAGAATTTAAAGGAATTAAACGATAAACTAACTGCTTTAAAAGCAGATTATGCAGATATGATTTTTAAGTCATACAAAAGCAAATCTCAACAAAGTAGAACAATGTTTTTATTGTCTTCGCAAAATTTTTATCAAGCCTACAAACGTTTAGAGTATATGAAACAATATACTTCATTTAGAAAAAAGCAAGGTGAAGAGATTGGCGTTCAAGCAGATTTAGTAGAAAAATTAAACGACTCTTTACTGTACAAAAAAAGAGAAAAAGACACTTTAATTTTATCTGAAAAAGATGAAAAACTAATTATTGAAAGCGATAAAAAAAACCAAGAAAGATTACTTTCTACTATAAAAAAGAAAGAAAATAAGTACAAAAGAGATCTTAAAAATAAGATTGAAGAAGAAAGAAAAGTCGCTAAAAAAATTGATAAAATTATTAGAGACGAAATTGAAAAAGCAAATAGAATTGCAAGAGCAAAGCTTAAAACAAAACCAAAATCTACCAAGAAAAACGAATTTATTTTAAGTCCAGAAGCGAAAGCTTTAGCCGCAAATTTCGAGCTTAATAAAGGTAAATTGCCTTGGCCAGTTAAAGAAGGTATTATTGTTAGAAGATTTGGTAAACAGCCGCATCCAACGTTTCCTGGAATTACTGTAAACGGTACAGGTTTGCACATTGTAACTCAAAAAGCAAACAATGCACAAGCTATATTTAATGGAGTAGTTTTAAATGTTTTGGTAAGTTCTGAAGGTAGAAAAAACGTGTTAATACAGCATGGAAACTACATTTCTTCTTATAATAATTTAGAAAGAACTTTTGTTAAAAAAGGAGACAAAATAAAAACAGGACAAAAAATTGGGACAATTTTTACCGATAAAGTTTCTGGAAAAACAAAACTTATATTTGTACTTTTCAAAAATACCACACGTTTAAATCCTTCTACTTGGATTCTTAAAAGATAAGTTTTAGTAGAATAAAACCTTAAAAACTACATTTTTAGTTTCTGATTATCAATAAAATAAATTTTTTATATTTATTTACTTTTATTAGATATCTTTGATATATCAACAATCGTTAATGGAAGAAATTATTTTACAACAGAAGAACACCATAGTAACTTTATTCAATGAAAAGTTACTGTCTGTTTTTTTAGAAAAAATTACAGAGCATCATAATACGATGCAAAAAATAGAGAATCTTCAAAAAAATCTCATAGGTAAAACCTTTACAAATGAAGAGGAATCTGTTGCGGTAGAAACCTTATATGCATACAAAAATGAATTAGAAAACATAGTTTCTAGCTATTTCCTTTCTATAAATTCTGATGAGGTAGTTTCATTTAACGATTATTATTCGTGTTTAGATTCACATTTAGAAACGTTAGAAACCTCTATAAAAAGAATACAAGATAGAGAAAGATTTTTTGGTTTAGAAACAGATTCTAAAGCACTAAAATTTAGAAAAGGAGTTAAACGTACATTGTTTAATGTCTCCAAAATTCCTTTAAAAACAGCAAATGTTTTTAGAAAAAATAAAAAAGAAGTTATTTTTTGGGAACAAGAAATTCCTTTTAAAAATGTTACAGCATATTATTTTAAAAGTGAGCTTACAAAAAATATAACAACAGTTCTAGATGCAGTAAATAAAGAAATATCAGAAATTACAAATGCTTATTGGCAAATAGATAATGCAATTGATGGATCTATTGAACTTCTTTTATCAGATAAAAAAGAAATAACTTTTTCTGATGAATTATTGGTTAATTTAAAGGATTTGCCAACTTTAGAATCGAGAATCGAGCAGCATAAAATAGCTTTTACAGAAATTTTTGAAGCGAATGCTTTAAGATATACTGAAGCATTATATAAAGCAGATACTTTTGAGTTGTCTGCCAATTTTTTCAACACGAATAATATTGAAAGCTATCAAAAAGAAGTTTTCGAGAAAAGCCAGAAAGAAGGAAAACTTTGGCAAAATACATTTAGTGTTTTAGAGAGCGATTGGGAATTAGATATCGAAATATTTAAAATAATTTTTAGTGTAATTTTTAAGTATGATGTTTTAGAAAACTCCATTGATAAACGTTCTAATGTTATTCAAAAAGAATTAGACTGTATTAAAAAATACTTATCTGATGTAAAGAGCACTATTTCAAAAGCAAAAACGAAAACAGAGATAAAAAGTACAGTTGTTAGCGAGTTAAAAAATGTAAAGAAGAACTTCAAAAAAATTATTGAAGAAACCACAATTCGTATTACAAATCAAGAATTACCATTACAAATTAATCAATTTGAAGAAAATGTTTTACAAGTTTTAAAAACACTCTCTACAAAAAGAGCTATTAGTTCAGATATGGATA harbors:
- a CDS encoding GEVED domain-containing protein, giving the protein MKKGYLSKLLIFGVMMFFTFQIHAQKKAELREISGKYNQQKLTTLKDGFKQKASVEKQEAIKIAKEKGWKIRFTNKKGELLEIQRVVNGKPIYYTTFNVAAAKSTRTNHLNAGGSLGLNLMGQNMTAHVWDGGLARASHQEYDGAGGTNRFSIGDGTTALHYHSAHVTGTIIASGVVANAKGMAPHASAVGYDWNNDTAEATNAAANGMLVSNHSYGFAARNQQGQPQLPNYYFGGYITDSRDWDNIMFNAPNYLMVVAAGNDGNDNSANGSPLAGNSSYDKLSGHATAKNGMVVANANDANIDAAGNLISVTINSSSSEGPTDDYRIKPDITGNGTSVYSTYESSNTAYNSITGTSMASPNVAGSLLILQQHANNVRGSFIKASTLKGIALHTADDVGANGPDAIYGWGLMNAKRAAEAITENGNESKVEELTLTSGQTYQITVDSDGVNDLMASISWTDRAGTATTATNSSTPVLVNDLDIRVSKSGTTYTPWKLTGVTTNGKGDNNVDPYERVDIANASGTYTITVTHKGSLTGGSQNYSLIITGLSGTPVVCNTTTPSNLTIDGFGSSTATISWDAVSGTSYDFRYRQTGTSTWTTSAIAGTSTSLSGLSPETSYQVQVRSKCPDNSTSSYSSSVSFTTTEVQLNYCASSGNSVADEYISKVVLGSINNTTGASSSGYADYTSQSTSLTKGASSTITITPTWTGTLYNEGYAVFIDYNKDGDFADSGETVWTKTASKTTPVSGSFTVPTSAITGTTRMRVVMQYNAVPSSCGSYNYGETEDYTVNISGGAADTTAPVITLTGASTINLTQGNSYTEQGATATDNVDGNLTSSIVIGGDTVNTNVVGTYVVTYNVSDAAGNSATQVTRTVNVNADTQAPTAPTSLSVSNITQTTATLSWTASTDNVGVTTYEVFNNGTSIGTVTGTSANITGLTASTSYTYTVTAKDDAGNASGSSNSVSFTTLGTALTYCTSKGNRVSYEWIDYVSFGGMTNTTAANAGYGDFTSKVATVSRGSVNQLVISAGFSNTAYTEHWAIWIDYNQNGTFEESEKVASGSSSSAANLTANVTIPSTANTGQTRMRVSMKYNSAQTACETFADGEVEDYTVNITNSTANYTTFNNAISGDELGTENNAFEFTMYPNPVKGNYLNIHLNDSREVSFAITNMLGQTLTTGVLTRQPIDISKIKTGIYMLEITDGQKSIVKKFIKK
- a CDS encoding sugar phosphate nucleotidyltransferase, whose protein sequence is MKIIVPMAGIGSRLRPHTLTVPKPLTVIAGKPIVQRLVEDISSVIDEKIEEIAFIIGPAKKGFPSNTEENLLKIAKELGAKGSVYVQEEALGTAHALFCAKDSLSGPCVVAYADTLFKADFKLDSNADGAIWVKQVEDPSAFGVVKLENGFIKDFVEKPKDFVSDLAIIGIYYFKDGDRVRDEIQYLIDNDLRENNEYQLTNVLETLKQDGAKFIPGTVNTWMDCGKKDPTVDTNKQVLEFEHAAGNNLVSKDVVLENSEIIQPCFIGENVVLKNTKIGPYVSIGANSLVENSTIENSLIQSNVEISNANLNNAMIGNHAKYNGKYTSVSIGDYTELT
- a CDS encoding tetratricopeptide repeat protein is translated as MILKFQYKEKSTKRANYIKFALFSLFIILFSFQSYAQDSIPAATDLTEEKELKFQQFFFKALSEKSIENYQQAIQNLESCNQILSEDVSVFFEFSKNYLLLKNNLLAKEYIDRALEKDSNNIWMLKHLVKIHVKDRDFDKAIIIQEKVVVLKEKERGYLVRLYLQNKEYEKAYALMDVLEKENGLPASLKRFKKGLDQRKETTSTAKKIEDVASLEEQFITDKSYKILEQILNNSLKNPTTLLKYSEEGIALFPAQPFVYLMKGKALNYQKNYKKALTTLENGIDFVIEDNMEADFYKEMAISYKGLGNSKEEKKYNEKSRKLKS
- a CDS encoding DUF4292 domain-containing protein, with the protein product MKFIKYFLVLTIVFVSCKTTKNMIDANVVAKEMSAKKVARKHVSANFDKKSVEAKMKVSFNNGKTKQSISVNMRIIKDEVIWLKGTKFISVFKAKITPTKVSYYSPLGKNYFEGDFSMIKKLLGVEINFEQLQNLFLGQALQNVKEKKQDVIIQDNSYVLSPEKQANLFDIFYAVNPSHFKLDRQSIVNSLKNMRLDVVYPSYNLVDDVVFPSEINIKAKQASKFTNIDFTMKSVEFNTDFDVSFTIPNGYKRVNL
- a CDS encoding murein hydrolase activator EnvC family protein; the protein is MINSKLHIALFILFFSCFSVFSQTRKQLEAQRKQLKKEIQQVNSLLFKEKKKEQNALEELKDINQKIEVRNKLISTINLEAALLSKEIKKNEKNLKELNDKLTALKADYADMIFKSYKSKSQQSRTMFLLSSQNFYQAYKRLEYMKQYTSFRKKQGEEIGVQADLVEKLNDSLLYKKREKDTLILSEKDEKLIIESDKKNQERLLSTIKKKENKYKRDLKNKIEEERKVAKKIDKIIRDEIEKANRIARAKLKTKPKSTKKNEFILSPEAKALAANFELNKGKLPWPVKEGIIVRRFGKQPHPTFPGITVNGTGLHIVTQKANNAQAIFNGVVLNVLVSSEGRKNVLIQHGNYISSYNNLERTFVKKGDKIKTGQKIGTIFTDKVSGKTKLIFVLFKNTTRLNPSTWILKR